In Janthinobacterium agaricidamnosum NBRC 102515 = DSM 9628, the DNA window AGGCGGTTGACACCACCGCCGCCGGCGACACCTTCATCGGCGGTTTTGTCGCCGCGCTGGCGGCCGGCCAGGATGAAGCCGAAGCGATCGCGCTGGGCCAGCGCGCGGCCGCCTGGAGCGTTACCAAGCCCGGTGCGCAAACCTCGATTCCGCACCTGAACCAGCTCTATTAAGCCGCCATGAAAAAGACTCCTTTGCTCAATATCGCCCTGTCGCAACTGATGGCCTCGCTGGGCCATGGCGACATGGTGGTGATCGGCGACGCCGGCTTGCCGTCGCAGCCTGGCGTGCCGCTGATCGACCTGGCCTTGACGCGCGGCATTCCGGCGTTTGCCGACACGCTGCACGCCATCCTCAGCGAAATGCAGGTGGAATACCATGTGCTGGCCAAGGAACTGCCGGCGCACAATCCGGCGGCAGAGGCGGCCATCGCCGGTTTTGGTTTGCCGGAGCGGCGCAATGTGACGCACGAGGAATTCAAGCAATTGAGCAAGCGCGCCCGCGCCATCGTGCGCACCGGCGAATGCACGCCCTATGCAAACATCATCCTGGTCGCCGGGGTGGTGTTTTAAATCAAAGCGCCGGATGATACATCCGGCGGCCTTATCCGGACGGCTTCTTAGCCCAGCAATCCCATCGAGCCATCCCACAGCAGTTTCAGCGCGGTGACCACCAGCAAGCCGTAGCACAGCCGATAGAGCTGCTCCTGGTTCAAGCGTCCGTGCAATTTCCATCCAGCCCAGACGCCCAGCAGCGCGGCGGGCAGGCAAATCGCCATCAGTATCCAGAAACTGTGTGAAAAGTCTGCGATCGCAAGCCAGGGACCAGCTTTCAGCAGGTTGCCGAACGTAAAAAACAGGCTGGTGGTTCCCGCATAAACTTCCTTCGATAAGCCGAGAGGCAGCAGATACATCGCCAGCGGCGGCCCGCCGGAGTGCGCCACCATGGTGGTGACGCCGGATGCCGTGCCGGCGAGAATCGCCTTGCCGGTGGAGCGCGGACGGATCACGACGGCGCCTTTGCCGCGCCACCACAAGAAGGCGAACAGCAGCGTGGTCACCGCCATCAGGATTTCGATCAGATGGCGATCGACGTATTCCAGCAGGAAGTAACCTGCCCCGACGCCCACGATCAAGCCTGGCAGCAGCAGGGCAAGGTCGGGCTTCGACCAGGTATTCGGTCGCCAGAAGCGCAGCGCATACAAGTCCATCGCAACGAACAGAGGGGCCAGCAGGCTGCCGGCCTTGATCGGATCCATGACCAGCGCCAGCACCGGGATGCCGATAATCGCGAAGCCGCCGCCGAAGGCGCCCTTCATGAAACCGATCGCCATGACGGCCACGACAGAAACAGAAATTAGTTGCAGGCTCAGATGCATGGTGTGTGACGCGCAATGATTGGAGGATTGAAAAAAGGGATAAACCGGCATTGCCGACAACTCGCCGGCGATCGTCAGCGATGTCCTTCGCCGCTCATCTTTTTGGCTCGGAATGTTCTTGAGACATGCACGCGGCCGGCTCACGCAGCGTCGCTTTGTTGACGAAAATAAATATAGCATGTGCCAAAATCCGGCTGATGAAATCCCCTGTTTTTTTGAGGGAATAAAGCGCCGCAGGATTGCCGTGCCATCGAAAATTTTCTCATATAAATCAAATGTTTATCGTGTTCATGGCTATGTGCAAACAGCGCCGGGCGCAGGCTTCAACGGTAGGCGAGCTGGACAAAAAAACGACACTGTATCCCTGCGTAAAACAGGGGTATTGGCAGGCATGCGGCCCGGGGCGTAACCAAGCGTCCGCCCTGGAATGATGAGATCTGCCACAATCGATGGCGGAGGGCTGGCTCGTGTGTCCAGCGATCCGCCCACTACACTTGTCCCCGGTGTTGCTGCGCAGTGCCGGGGGTCTTGATACACTCCCCTTCAGAGGTGCCCCATGAGTATTCTCGGCAATATCTTCAACAAAATATTCCATCGCACTGCAGAGACCGCACCGGCCGCCACGCCAGCGGCAGCACCTGCGCCTGCTGCCGCTGCTACGGCGCCGGCCGCCGCAGCGGTGGCGATCTCGGAAGTCGATGTCGAAGCGGTGTTGAATGGCTTGGCGCAAAAGAATGCGCAAAAACTCAATTGGCGGACATCGATCGTCGATTTGCTGAAATTGCTCGACCTCGACAGCAGCCTTGCCGCGCGCAAGGAACTGGCAGGCGAACTGCATTTCTCCGGCGATAGCAACGATACCGCATCGATGAATATCTGGCTGCACAAGCAAGTCATGAACAAACTGGCAGCGAACGGCGGCAAGGTGCCCGCTGACTTGAAAGACTGATACGCCCCCGCGGCGAACATTCCGTTCGCCGCTGTCCAAATCCCCCGGAACAGCGATAATATCGATCTCCCTATGCTGTTGCGATAGTTAAAACGTATTGAAACTATTGGAACAATCAATTTTGCATATGGCTCAAAAGGGCATACACTTATGTCTTCTGATTTACACCACCACGAGGAAACCACAATGTCTCTGATCAATACCCAAGTTAAACCGTTTAAAGCAACCGCTTACCAAAATGGCAAATTCATCGACTTGACCGAAGAGTCCCTGAAAGGCAAGTGGTCGGTATTCGTGTTCTACCCAGCCGACTTCACCTTCGTTTGCCCAACCGAACTGGAAGACCTGGCTGACAACTACGCCGAATTCCAAAAACTGGGCGTTGAAGTCTACGGTATCTCGACCGACACCCACTTCGCTCACAAAGCATGGCACGACACCTCCGACGCGATCAAGAAAGTGCAATACCCACTGATCGGCGACCCAACCACCGTGTTGTCGCGTAACTTCGAAGTGCTGATCGAAGAAGAAGGCCTGGCGCTGCGCGGCACCTTCGTCATCAATCCGGAAGGCTTCATCAAAGTGCTGGAAGTGCATGACAACGGCATCGGCCGCGACGCTTCCGAACTGCTGCGCAAAGTCAAGGCGGCACAATACGTTGCCGCTCACCCAGGCGAAGTTTGCCCGGCTAAATGGACCGAAGGCGCAGCAACCCTGACCCCATCGCTGGACCTGGTCGGCAAGATCTAAGTCGTCAGTCATCAGTAGTGCATGCCGGACCGGCTGGTCCGTTCCGGCATCAGTTACCCGCAGTAGTGTTACTGCAAAATAATAAGGAAGGAAGTCGATCATGTTAGATGCAACGCTCAAAACCCAGTTGAAAGCCTATTTGGAAAAGGTCGTGCAGCCGATTGAGATCGTCGCGTCTCTCGATGACAGCGCCAAGGCCCGCGAAATGCAGGAACTGCTCCAGGAGATCGTCCTGTTGAGCGACCGCATCACGCTGGTGGAACGCCGCGACGACCAGGAACGCAAACCTTCGTTCAGCATCAACCGCCCAGGCAGCGATATCGGCGTACGTTTCGCCGGCATCCCGATGGGCCACGAATTCACCTCGCTGGTGCTGGCGCTGCTGCAAGTCGGCGGCCACACCATCAAGCTCGACGACGCCGTCGTCGAGCAAATCCGTAACCTCGACGGCGATTACGCCTTCGAGACCTACATCTCGCTGAGCTGCCACAACTGCCCTGAAGTGGTGCAGGCGCTGAATGCGATGTCGGTGATCAACCCACGCATCCGCGCCGTCACCATCGACGGCGGGGTGTTCCCGAAAGAAGTCGAAGAACGCAGCATCATGGCCGTGCCGATGATGTTCCTGAACGGCGAGCCGTTCGGCCAGGGCCGTACCGGCGTCGAAGAAATCCTTGCCAAGCTGGACGTCAATGCCGGCGCACGCCAGGCTGCCGAACTGAGCAAGAAAGACGTGTTCGACGTGCTGATCGTCGGCGGCGGCCCGGCCGGCGCGGCAGCGGCGATCTACGCCGCCCGCAAAGGCATCAAGACCGGTGTGCTGGCCGAGCGTTTCGGCGGCCAGGTGCTGGACACCATGGCCATCGAAAACTTTATTTCGGTCAAGGAAACCGACGGTCCGAAATTTGCCGTGGCATTGGAACAGCACGTCAAGCAATACGAAGTCGATATCATGAATACCCAGCGCGCCGACAAGCTGAGCGCCGCCGGCAAACTGATTGAAATCAAGACCGCCACCGGCGCGGTGCTGAAAAGCAAAACCGTGATCCTGGCGACCGGCGCCCGCTGGCGCGAAATCAATGTGCCGGGCGAGAAGGAATACCGCAACCACGGCGTGGCGTACTGCCCGCATTGCGATGGTCCTTTGTTCAAGGGCAAGCGGGTGGCGGTGATCGGCGGCGGCAACTCCGGCGTCGAGGCGGCGATCGACCTGGCCGGCCTGGTCAAGCATGTGACGCTGATCGAATACGGCGATCAATTGCGTGCCGACGCGGTGCTGCAACGCAAATTGCACAGCTTGCCGAACGTGACCGTGATCATGTCGGCGCAAACCACCGAGATCCATGGCGACGGCAAGATCGTCAATGGCCTGAGCTACAAGGACCGCGTGTCCGGCAGCGATAACAAGGTCGAGCTGGAAGGCGTGTTTGTGCAAATCGGCCTGGTGCCGAACACCGAGTGGCTGAAAGGCACGCTGGCGCTGTCGCGTCACGGCGAAATCGAAATCGATGCGCGTGGCCAGACTTCGATTCCTGGCGTCTTCGCCGCCGGCGACGTGACCACCGTGCCGTACAAGCAGATCATCATCGCCACCGGCGAAGGCGCCAAGGCAGCCTTGTCCGCGTTCGATCACCTGATTCGTTCGGACGATGAAGAAGTGGTGGAAGAGTCGGCGCAGAAAGTCGCAATGACCGCCTGATGAGGGCGCCGCCTGGTGCGGCATGACAAAACCCGGAACCGTCGCGAGGCGGTTCCGGGTTTTTTATTGCAAGGCTGGCTTGCCAGTGCTGAAGCGGCCGTGGCAGGCCGCTGCTTGCCGATCAGCTGCCCGAATACAGTGGATTGTCGGCCACGTAGACTTTGATGCCATCTGCTGGCACATCTTTCGGCGCGATCTCGGACAGGTCGAACACGGTCTTGCTCGGGAAGGTGTTCACATTCCACGCGAAGTTCTTGCCGGCGATCGAAATGTTGACCGTTTCGCCGTTGGTGACGTTCAGGTATTTGGCGCCCGGCTGCACGCTGATGGTACGGCCGGCGGTATTTGGCGCCGCGGCGACGCCGTAATCGTCGGCGCCGCCGGTCGGGGCGGCCGCCTGGGCGCCATGTGCCAGTACGGCGGACAGGATCAGGATTGCTGCGCTGGATAATTTCAACATGATGTTTTCTCTCAAGGTAGTTCGAAGCACTGTTGCATCGATGGAGACTATTAAATCGCGTGGGTGTATCCGGCTTGTGTCAAAAAATGGGTCTTTATGCAAGCGTATGTATCTGCGGGCCGGCCAGATACATAAGGACATACAAGCTGCCTTGGGCGATGCGTCAACAGGCAGATTACAACTGCAGCGTAGCGGCCAGCGGCATCAGCGGATCGAGGTGGCTGGTCAGCAAGATGCATTGCCGCGACAGCCGCGTCGGGTCGGCTAGCTGGGTCCGCAAATAGGCCATCGCTTCGGCATCGAGGCCGTTGAACGGCTCGTCGATCAGCAGCAAACGCACCGGCAAGGCCAGCGCCAGCGCCAGCTGCAATTTCTTGTGCTGGCCCAGCGACAGCGTGGTGATGCCTTGCGACAGCACCGGCATCAACGCAAACGCGCGCAGCTGGGCATTCAGCAAGACTTCGTCGCTGGCCGGATACAGCGTCATATGCAGGTCGAGAAACTCTTGTACGTTGAGCCAGGGCAATTGGGGCGCTTCGCCGCCGCAATAAAAACATTGCAAACGGTAGGCCAGCGGCTGCAAGCGGCAATCGATACCGTCCAGCACGATCGTTCCCGCCAACGGCGCCAGCGCGCCGCCCGCCAGTTTCAGCAAAGTGGTTTTGCCGGCGCCGTTGGCGCCGCGCAGCCAGGTGATGCCATTGTTTAATTGCAGCTTGAATTGGCTGAACAGGCTGCGGGTTTCAAACTGGAAATCGAGCTGGTCGATCAGCAGCGCCGGTTTTAATTCCATAATTCACTTCCTATCGCGGTCAGTATCAGGATCGACAAGGCCAGCAGCGCCACCCGGCCGCGCGGGCTGAGCCGGGGCAATCCGACGATGGCGAGCTGCGCCAGGCCGGCCACGGCGATATAGAGCAAGGCGGCCTTGTGGCTGAAGCCGGCACCGAGCTGGGCCAAGGCCACGCCGAACAGGACCAGCAGCAGCGCCGCCGGCAGCAGCGTCAATGTGCAGGCGGCCAACTCCAGCCGGCGCGTCTTGATCGGCCAGGCCGCCATCAGCGGGCGTAGCCGGCGGATCTGTTCGCGCACCGCCTTGTCGCCACGGTCGGTCAGCACGATCAGCAAGATACTGCTACATAAGCCCAGCAGCGGCGCCGGTACCAAGGCCGGATGCCACAGCCAAGCCAGTACGCTGGCGGCGGCGGCCAGCAGCAGCGCGCTTTGCTGCATACCGGCCGGATGATCGTTGCGCCAGAATGGCAGCCAGAACAGCTGGCGCCACAGCAACAGCGCGCGCGGCGCGGTGCGGCGCGGCCGGTAGCTGCCGGCTGTCGCCGTGCGGCGGCGCATCCTGGCCGGCGCCGCCGGACGGGCGCGCAGCGCCAGGATCAGCGTGGCGCCGGCCCAGGCCAGCAGCAGCGCCGCCACGGTGGCGATCAGGCCGGCATGGAAGACCGGGCGCAGCCATAGCGGCCACTGGTACAGCCACACCGCGACCGATATCGCATAGGCCAGCGCCAGCGGCGCCATCATCATGCCGGCCACGGCGATATGGGCCAGCCAGCGGGTGCCTGGCGGTATCGGCAGTGCAGGCAGCCACAGCAGTACATCGTGCGGCAGCAAGCGCTTGCGCAACAGCCAGACCGGGGCGATCGTCAGCAGTACCTGTGCCAGTATCAAGGCGCCGGCGACTGGCAGCGGCTGGCTGGCGGCGACCATGGCGGGCAGGGCGATCACGGCCAATAAACCCAGCAAGACCGGGCCGGCCAGTGCGACCAGGATTTCGGCGGAACTGGCCAGGCTGGCGGCAAAGTGCAGCAAGGCGTGATGCGCCAGGCGCAGCCGCAGACGGATATAAGGATGGGACATCGAATGGAGCGGCAAGATCATCGGCTATCGGCGTGAGGTGGCGGGCATCGCGATCTTGAAAGTGTGAGGGAGAAACTGTTAAGTGGCGCTGGATATTTTATCAGCGATGAGGCCGAATGCGTTTTCGCCTCCGGAAATGGGAAAAGCCCTCTGATTCGCTGAATCAGAGGGCTTCTCTTTGTTGGCGGAGTGGACGGGACTCGAACCCGCGACCCCCGACGTGACAGGCCGGTATTCTAACCAACTGAACTACCACTCCAAGCTTGCTTGATCTGTGTTGCCGATCCATAAAGCGCTGGATAATTTTCTGAGTTGGTGGGTGCTGAGAGGCTCGAACTCCCGACCTACGCCTTGTAAGGGCGCCGCTCTACCAACTGAGCTAAGCACCCTTTGCTTATCTCAGAAAACTATCCTGACGTTTGTCACCACGTCTGGAAGAGGCGCTATTATAGGATGGCAAAAATGCTTCCGCAAGGGCTTTTTTTGTACTTTTCCGATTTTCTTCCAAGAATTACTCTGTGATGCCCCCCTGCGACAGCATCCACGCCATATTGCATGCGCTCTCGCGCAAGGCGCCGCGCGGCCGCTTGCTTGCCAGCAGGCGCACTTCGCTGGTGTCGGTGCTGCTGATGTCCAGTTCGATGAATTTCTTGTCGCTGCTGGCGGCGACTTCGACGCTGAACTGTTCCACCGGCTCGTGGTAAACCTGTGGCGGCTTGCCGCCCAGCGCCAGGCGGAAGACGCGGCCAGCGGTTTGAGATCGGCCGTCATCGCCTCGGTATAGGCATTCTCGGCGTTCAGGTAGGCGATGACGGCCGCTTGCTCCTTCTTTTGCAGCCAGCGGTAATCGTCGCTGACGACCTCGCCACGCCGCGTGGTGTCAGCGGCCGTTAACCTGGTTTGTAGGCTTCCAGAATCTCCCGCACACCGCTCTTATAAACCCGCTTCATCATCGCAGGATCAAGATAACGTTCATAAATCCTGCTGATGCTGCCATCGGCGATGGTGCTGCGCATGGCCGCCGTATAAGCCTGGTGTACTTCAGCCGAAATATTTTGTTTCGACAAGTACAAACCCACCAGCCGGCGCGGCGATTCCGGTACTTGCAGCGCGCTGATCGCATCGCCCTTGCCTGCCGGCGCGACATACCAGGTGTACAGAATCGGCGGCGCCAGCGTGCCTTCGGCGCGGCCGGCGGCGATTTTCTTGAACACCACGTCGAAATCGTTGACCCATTCCAGGCGGCCGGCCCGTTCCAGCCGGTCCAGTTGCACCTGCACCGCGTTCAGGTGAGAGATGCCGCGTGGAATGTTCAAGCGTGCATGGCTGCGATCGACAAAATCCTTCAGGCTGCGGAATGGCGCAGCGGCATTTTTGGATAACACCAGTTCGAATTGGGCATAGCAATAGGGAATGAAGTTGCCATTCCTGTCGCGTTCGGCGGTTTGCGCCGCGCCCATCACCATGTCGATGTGACCATTGTCGAATTCAGTGAACATGCGTCCGCGCGGAAACCAGCGCAGTTCAAATTTGCAACCGGTGCGCCTGGCCAGTTCATTGACCACGTCGACCGACGCGCCGCGAAAGGAGGCGCCGTCGCGGTAAGACGAGAAGCCCAGATCGCTGATACCGACCCGCGTCACGGCAGGGCAGTTGAACGCTTGCGCCTGGCTGGGCGTGGCAGCCAGCAAAAACAGTATTCCGCTGCAAAACAGAGGCAAGATCATGGGGGCCAGTCAATACCGAATCAATACCGAAAGTGTAGCATGGCCGGGTCTTGAAAAATTGCAAATGGACAATGAAAGTGATATTCCTGTGAAAATTGCAAAAAATTCAAACGTTATTGCACAGGCCGTCACATACTTTTGTCACGTCCTTCCGTCACCCACTTGCGGCAATCTGGATTCCGGGTAATACTGTATATAATTACAGTATATGTATTCACACGCCCTTTGGGCTTGCTTGGGATAGGTCAACCTTGGATAGCCGCTATCGCCTGGAAGTCTGTTGTTTGAACGCCTGCGCGTACCTATTGCCGGGAGGCGCATGAGCGAGCCTGCGCGTTGCATCGCACACCTGGATATGGATGCATTCTTCGCTTCGGTGGAGTTGCTCAAGTACCCGGAATTGCGCGGCCGTGCCGTGGTGGTGGGCGGCGGCAAACTCCAGCAACCGCTGATGTTGCCCGATGGTAATCGGAAATTTTCGCGCATCAGCGAATATGCCGGGCGCGGCGTGGTCACGACCTCGACCTACGAAGCCCGCGCCTTCGGCATATTTTCGGCGATGGGCATCATGAAGGCCGCCAAGCTGGCGCCGGACAGCATTTTGCTGCCGGCGGATTTTGAATCCTATCGTCACTACTCGGCAAAGTTCAAGGAAGCCGTGGCGCGCATCGCCCCGGTGATTGAAAACGTCGGCATCGATGAAATCTATATCGACTTGAGCGGCGCCGCCCGCGACCCAAGATTGCTGGCCAGCGAGATCAAGCAGGCGGTGTTCAGCGCGACCGGCTTGTCCTGTTCGATCGGCCTGGCGCCGAACAAGCTGCTGGCCAAGATTTGTTCCGACCTCGACAAGCCAAACGGCCTGACGATCTTGAGCAAGGACGATATCCAGGCCCGGGTGTGGCCATTGCCGGCCAAGAAAATCAACGGGATCGGTCCCAAGGCCAGCGCCAAATTGAGTGCGCTGGGCATCACCACCATCGGCGAGCTGGCCCATGCCGACGTGGCGCTGCTGCTGACCCAGTTCGGCCAGCTGTACACCAGCTGGCTGCATGCGTCCGCGCTGGGCATCGACGAGCGTCCGCTGCGCACCACGTCCGAAGCGAAATCGATCAGCCGCGAAGTCACCTTCGAGCGCGATTTGCAGGTGGTGCATGACCGCCCGCTGCTGTCGGAAAGAATCACCCACTTGTGCGAGCGGGTCGCCGACGACTTGAAAAAACACGAGCTGGTGGGGCGCACGGTGGGCATCAAATTGCGCTTCGAGGATTTCTCGACGGTGACCCGCGATGTCACGCTGCCGGATACCACGGCCGATCCCGCCATGATCTTGCGCGCCGCGCGCGATTGTTTGCGGCGGGTGCCGTTTGAAAAGAAAATCCGCCTGCTCGGCGTGCGCATCAGTACCTTGTCGGCGCCGTCCATGGAAAAACATGGCGCCAAGGCACAGGCGGAGCTGTTTCCGCAACTGTGACGGCGGCGTTAAAACACTAGCGATGTCCCTTTGAGGTGCGAGGCTGCAAGTATTGCTGATGCTCGAGAGAAGCAATCCCACGGTCCGTTTTATCCGATTGGCATGGGCCTTGCTTAATGATTGCAGGCGCCGAACTTCCGCATCGCCAACCTTGACAACCTTGATTGCTTGGCAAAACATTACACAACTTATATGAATAAATCTTCTACCCCTCAAGTGCCGCCGGCCGCCGCGCCGCGCCGTGCATTCCTGCAAGGCCTGGCCGCGCTTGGCCTGGTCGCCGCCGCTCCGGTCGCCAGCGCCGGCGCCGCCAAACCCAAGGCGGCGCCGGCCGGCAAGCGTCCGCTGATAATCGATGTGCTCGGCAGTATCAGCAATCCGAATCTGCCGGATGCGGAGCAGGAAGACCGCTACACCATGGGCATCGACGCCCGCGCCATGGCCGACGCCAAGGCTTCCGGCTTGAGCGCCTTTAACATGACCATCGGTTATGTATTCGGCAAGGAAGATCCATACGAGCAAACCGTCAAGGAAGTGGCCGAGTGGGATGCCTTCCTGCGCCGCCGGCAAGATTCGCTGATCAAGGTGCTGAGCGCCAGCGACATCCAGCACGCGCATGACAGCGGCCGCATCGGGGTGATCCTGGGTTTCCAGAACGCGGCGATGATGGGCAAGAATGCCGCCCGCGTCGATACCTTCGCCAATCTGGGCGTGCGGGTGATTCAACTGACCTATAACGACCGCAACCAGCTTGGCGATGGCTGCCTGGTGCCTGAAAACCAGGGCTTGACGCCGTTCGGACATGAAGTGGTCGACGCCTTGAATCGCAACCGGGTGATCGTGGACCTGAGTCATAGCGGCGAACAAATCTGCCTCGACGCGGCCAGGGCATCCAAGGCGCCGATCATGATCACGCATACCGGCTGCCGCGCGCTGGTCGACTTGCCGCGTAACAAGACCGACCAGGAATTGCGCCTGGTGGCAGACAAGGGCGGTTTTGTCGGCATCTACATGATGCCGTTCCTGGCGATCGGCCGCCAGCCGACGGCCGCCGACCTGATTGCGCACATCGAACATGCGATCAACGTGTGCGGCGAAGACCATGTCGGCATCGGTACCGATGGCACGCTGAGCAAGATCGACGATATACCCGGCTATTTGGCGGACCTCAAGAAAGAGGTTGCGCGGCGCCGCTCGCTCGGCATCAGCGCTCCGGGTGAGCGTGACGACATCGTGCCCTTTTTGCCTGACCTGGGTGGCCAGGAAAAATTTCTCAAACTGGCAGATTTGCTGGCGCGGCGCGGCCACACCAGCGCCCGCATCGAGAAAATCCTGGGCCGGAATTTCTTGCGCGCGGCAGGGCGCATCTGGGCCTGAGGGGAGCATCGGCCTGGCATCAATCTGTTGCGGCTTTGCCATTGAACAGCATGGCGTCCCCCGGGTGCGCCGCGTTGCCGCGTCGATCCGGAGCAGGCCATGGCGAGCGTGTAAAATGGCGTTCCCCTGGCACTACTGAATTAACGGAAGACAAAACTATGTGGTTCAAAAATCTACAGATTTACCGGCTGCCTGCTCCTTGGGCGTTTACGCCGGAGCAGTTGGAAGCGGCGCTTGCGTCGAACACCTTTACGCCGGCGTCCAGCATGGATTTGCTGCGCCAGGGCTGGGATTCGCCGCGCAACAACGGCTCGCTGGTGCACGTGGTCAACAAACAAATGCTGATCCTGCTCGGCACTGAAAAGAAACTGTTGCCGGCCACCGTCATCAACCAGGTCGCCAAGGCGCGCGCGGCCGAGATGGAAGAAGCCCAGGGCTTTGCTCCAGGCAAGAAAGCGATGAAGGAATTGAAGGAACGCGTGGCCGACGAATTGCTGCCGCGCGCGTTCAGCATCCGCAGCAATGTGTGGACCTGGATCGATCCGGTCAATGGCTGGCTGGTGGTCGACGCGGCCAGCCCGGCCAAGGCCGACGAAGTCATCAAGCTGTTGTTGAAAGCCGTCGATAAATTGCCGCTGGAAAGCTTGCGCGTGCAGCGTTCGCCAGTCGCGGTGATGACCGAATGGCTGCAAGCCGACGATGCCCCGAGCGGTTTCACGGTCGACATGGATACCGAATTGCGCGCCACCGGCGAAAGCAAGGCCACCGTGCGCTACGTGCGCCACACGCTGGAAGCGGACGATGTGCGGCGCCATATCGCCGCCGGCAAGCAATGCACGCGCCTGGCGATGACGTGGAACGACAAGATTTCGTTCGTGCTGACCGAGTCGCTGGCGATCAAGAGCATCAAGCCGCTGGACGTGATCAAGGAAACCGAATCGAGCACCAAGAACGACGACGAGCGTTTCGACGGCGACCTGATGCTGATGACCGGCGAATTGAGCAAGCTGATGGCCGACGTGGTCGA includes these proteins:
- the rbsD gene encoding D-ribose pyranase; translated protein: MKKTPLLNIALSQLMASLGHGDMVVIGDAGLPSQPGVPLIDLALTRGIPAFADTLHAILSEMQVEYHVLAKELPAHNPAAEAAIAGFGLPERRNVTHEEFKQLSKRARAIVRTGECTPYANIILVAGVVF
- a CDS encoding sulfite exporter TauE/SafE family protein; translated protein: MSRPRACLKNIPSQKDERRRTSLTIAGELSAMPVYPFFQSSNHCASHTMHLSLQLISVSVVAVMAIGFMKGAFGGGFAIIGIPVLALVMDPIKAGSLLAPLFVAMDLYALRFWRPNTWSKPDLALLLPGLIVGVGAGYFLLEYVDRHLIEILMAVTTLLFAFLWWRGKGAVVIRPRSTGKAILAGTASGVTTMVAHSGGPPLAMYLLPLGLSKEVYAGTTSLFFTFGNLLKAGPWLAIADFSHSFWILMAICLPAALLGVWAGWKLHGRLNQEQLYRLCYGLLVVTALKLLWDGSMGLLG
- the ahpC gene encoding alkyl hydroperoxide reductase subunit C; this translates as MSLINTQVKPFKATAYQNGKFIDLTEESLKGKWSVFVFYPADFTFVCPTELEDLADNYAEFQKLGVEVYGISTDTHFAHKAWHDTSDAIKKVQYPLIGDPTTVLSRNFEVLIEEEGLALRGTFVINPEGFIKVLEVHDNGIGRDASELLRKVKAAQYVAAHPGEVCPAKWTEGAATLTPSLDLVGKI
- a CDS encoding ABC transporter ATP-binding protein produces the protein MELKPALLIDQLDFQFETRSLFSQFKLQLNNGITWLRGANGAGKTTLLKLAGGALAPLAGTIVLDGIDCRLQPLAYRLQCFYCGGEAPQLPWLNVQEFLDLHMTLYPASDEVLLNAQLRAFALMPVLSQGITTLSLGQHKKLQLALALALPVRLLLIDEPFNGLDAEAMAYLRTQLADPTRLSRQCILLTSHLDPLMPLAATLQL
- a CDS encoding DUF3597 domain-containing protein: MSILGNIFNKIFHRTAETAPAATPAAAPAPAAAATAPAAAAVAISEVDVEAVLNGLAQKNAQKLNWRTSIVDLLKLLDLDSSLAARKELAGELHFSGDSNDTASMNIWLHKQVMNKLAANGGKVPADLKD
- a CDS encoding substrate-binding periplasmic protein encodes the protein MLAATPSQAQAFNCPAVTRVGISDLGFSSYRDGASFRGASVDVVNELARRTGCKFELRWFPRGRMFTEFDNGHIDMVMGAAQTAERDRNGNFIPYCYAQFELVLSKNAAAPFRSLKDFVDRSHARLNIPRGISHLNAVQVQLDRLERAGRLEWVNDFDVVFKKIAAGRAEGTLAPPILYTWYVAPAGKGDAISALQVPESPRRLVGLYLSKQNISAEVHQAYTAAMRSTIADGSISRIYERYLDPAMMKRVYKSGVREILEAYKPG
- the dinB gene encoding DNA polymerase IV gives rise to the protein MSEPARCIAHLDMDAFFASVELLKYPELRGRAVVVGGGKLQQPLMLPDGNRKFSRISEYAGRGVVTTSTYEARAFGIFSAMGIMKAAKLAPDSILLPADFESYRHYSAKFKEAVARIAPVIENVGIDEIYIDLSGAARDPRLLASEIKQAVFSATGLSCSIGLAPNKLLAKICSDLDKPNGLTILSKDDIQARVWPLPAKKINGIGPKASAKLSALGITTIGELAHADVALLLTQFGQLYTSWLHASALGIDERPLRTTSEAKSISREVTFERDLQVVHDRPLLSERITHLCERVADDLKKHELVGRTVGIKLRFEDFSTVTRDVTLPDTTADPAMILRAARDCLRRVPFEKKIRLLGVRISTLSAPSMEKHGAKAQAELFPQL
- a CDS encoding CzcE family metal-binding protein — its product is MLKLSSAAILILSAVLAHGAQAAAPTGGADDYGVAAAPNTAGRTISVQPGAKYLNVTNGETVNISIAGKNFAWNVNTFPSKTVFDLSEIAPKDVPADGIKVYVADNPLYSGS
- a CDS encoding dipeptidase, whose product is MNKSSTPQVPPAAAPRRAFLQGLAALGLVAAAPVASAGAAKPKAAPAGKRPLIIDVLGSISNPNLPDAEQEDRYTMGIDARAMADAKASGLSAFNMTIGYVFGKEDPYEQTVKEVAEWDAFLRRRQDSLIKVLSASDIQHAHDSGRIGVILGFQNAAMMGKNAARVDTFANLGVRVIQLTYNDRNQLGDGCLVPENQGLTPFGHEVVDALNRNRVIVDLSHSGEQICLDAARASKAPIMITHTGCRALVDLPRNKTDQELRLVADKGGFVGIYMMPFLAIGRQPTAADLIAHIEHAINVCGEDHVGIGTDGTLSKIDDIPGYLADLKKEVARRRSLGISAPGERDDIVPFLPDLGGQEKFLKLADLLARRGHTSARIEKILGRNFLRAAGRIWA
- the ahpF gene encoding alkyl hydroperoxide reductase subunit F, with translation MLDATLKTQLKAYLEKVVQPIEIVASLDDSAKAREMQELLQEIVLLSDRITLVERRDDQERKPSFSINRPGSDIGVRFAGIPMGHEFTSLVLALLQVGGHTIKLDDAVVEQIRNLDGDYAFETYISLSCHNCPEVVQALNAMSVINPRIRAVTIDGGVFPKEVEERSIMAVPMMFLNGEPFGQGRTGVEEILAKLDVNAGARQAAELSKKDVFDVLIVGGGPAGAAAAIYAARKGIKTGVLAERFGGQVLDTMAIENFISVKETDGPKFAVALEQHVKQYEVDIMNTQRADKLSAAGKLIEIKTATGAVLKSKTVILATGARWREINVPGEKEYRNHGVAYCPHCDGPLFKGKRVAVIGGGNSGVEAAIDLAGLVKHVTLIEYGDQLRADAVLQRKLHSLPNVTVIMSAQTTEIHGDGKIVNGLSYKDRVSGSDNKVELEGVFVQIGLVPNTEWLKGTLALSRHGEIEIDARGQTSIPGVFAAGDVTTVPYKQIIIATGEGAKAALSAFDHLIRSDDEEVVEESAQKVAMTA